From the genome of Aspergillus fumigatus Af293 chromosome 1, whole genome shotgun sequence, one region includes:
- a CDS encoding DUF3723 domain-containing protein, producing MQRALFTEEEIRLAAERRRKYIGTAKVSISHILFDPPLPRDLDPKNLDRLREIFRKNRCRRLDVDNHVPAIVSQGDLAGALRNANVSQRALLTNDPHQLPQLRFAAGQLRALHGRHRVQAGAEVLPPADRWWTVDLYLDEIGEELKTSLVEEYANQRKPTDGEIYRKIRQYEGEGNEAFRQRWFVRLSRSNQERLDQLDNRRNRRLRLAFDRLLPIPGLWPHGMRISMLHRLIATGCVEEILTYLGHIVDFWSSLVASDPDSIKRIDPDTVDALQLLAPGKSRIDTKIACGLVLGGQAFAEFSDEERRVIWNRLANFDGLVPSLYTFFEDFKYLESCAHCVKRLFGSSTESVWKAMSSIFVPYSGSEVEERLIQTSESTFRREAATDAERLDMGYLQIWLYAMRHYPLMPPDPKSDDELLAKPSRAIADKRAIYEMAELARRLGFQSPEIEAIIDGSPDREIARAALLQARKPDRFRYDERHFDTLVSRIVDCFAAAVADQPEIVHELLADSTVKPRARCGMPRMRTHKQDTPLLFVDRLHAEVEVADTITTFFVRRCVYFAFFGKPAQAGPTEGESDRETPGDMDVPPLSPLFVGEDGPSAHDVITMYADLPREPSQQERGQPQPLGARQDAEQRLPSQQATRGRKERNVAKPRRKRKLQTRRRGLRHGGESDQDPMEVEWLSTEHSDQDMSDQETPEPPESSPVITRREPPDESITIDSATAATAHMGSLERITSDETSDKGAHGTLNHDSGVLQPMHGPANHEEADTNSQCTRISVGSEPPERVSEERSIIDGPHQGAAQDRTRVDSPQPESSKSDLGTGRQQEVSDEYLEQLMRAQEEQERLEEELERERLAEELGLSNQEQPVPEASPGSQVRQDSPSSPSHSEPIQTTTSTSSRPTQDPLAVSHREGQMPPQVDSLVASTPRGTASDPDSQSPRAVEDGATQPAGALLPPERVEISFWVFEREQWRRTDRFEVDPSDPAPLERAALKYMWKKFSLYDRNLQSLRPDQCYRAATVDGNNAIFLISEDEEKRLAAEGRLDKDRQLVKMASRVRDQTESEPGSPTKRYRSVTFKET from the exons ATGCAGCGAGCTCTATtcaccgaggaagagatccgGCTGGCAGCGGAGCGTCGCCGGAAATACATAGGAACTGCCAAAGTCAGTATCAGTCATATACTATTCGATCCTCCATTGCCAAGGGATCTTGACCCAAAGAACTTGGATCGGCTCCGCGAGATCTTCCGTAAAAACCGCTGCCGCCGACTCGATGTGGATAATCACGTCCCTGCGATTGTGTCCCAGGGAGACCTCGCTGGTGCCCTGCGGAACGCGAATGTTTCACAGCGAGCGCTGCTGACTAATGATCCTCACCAACTTCCGCAACTGCGGTTCGCGGCTGGACAGTTGCGGGCGCTTCATGGACGTCATCGGGTGCAGGCGGGAGCCGAGGTGCTTCCTCCAGCTGACCGTTGGTGGACAGTAGATCTCTATCTAGATG AGATCGGCGAAGAATTGAAAACCTCACTAGTGGAGGAATATGCAAATCAGAGAAAGCCGACCGACGGAGAAATATATCGGAAGATTCGACAGTATGAAGGCGAGGGCAATGAAGCGTTCCGGCAGCGGTGGTTTGTCCGGCTATCACGAAGCAACCAAGAACGCCTGGATCAGCTAGACAACAGAAGGAACCGACGTCTCCGGCTAGCCTTCGATCGGCTATTGCCAATCCCAGGTCTTTGGCCGCATGGGATGCGAATCAGCATGCTTCACCGACTGATCGCCACAGGCTGTGTCGAG GAGATCCTCACCTACCTTGGTCATATCGTGGACTTCTGGTCCTCACTCGTGGCCTCAGATCCAGATTCGATCAAGAGGATTGATCCAGACACTGTGGATGCCCTGCAGTTGCTGGCGCCGGGCAAGTCTAGAATCGACACAAAAATAGCCTGTGGGCTGGTGCTAGGCGGCCAAGCATTCGCAGAATTTAGTGACGAAGAACGAAGGGTCATATGGAACCGATTGGCAAATTTTGACGGGCTTGTTCCGTCTTTGTACACATTCTTTGAAGATTTCAAGTATCTCGAAAGTTGTGCGCATTGCGTGAAGCGACTCTTTGGCTCGTCAACCGAATCTGTGTGGAAAGCCATGAGCTCGATTTTCGTTCCGTATTCGGGTTcggaggtggaagagagactTATCCAAACTTCCGAATCCACTTTCCGGCGTGAGGCCGCGACCGATGCGGAGCGTCTTGATATGGGGTATTTACAGATCTGGCTTTACGCAATGCGACATTATCCTCTGATGCCCCCGGACCCGAAGAGTGACGACGAGCTTTTGGCAAAGCCGTCTCGTGCCATAGCCGACAAGAGGGCGATCTATGAGATGGCCGAGCTTGCTCGCCGGCTCGGGTTCCAGTCCCCAGAGATTGAGGCAATAATTGATGGTTCCCCAGATCGTGAGATCGCGCGGGCAGCTCTGCTACAGGCCAGGAAACCTGACCGTTTCCGGTATGACGAACGGCATTTCGATACCCTAGTCAGCCGAATTGTTGATTGTTTCGCTGCTGCGGTTGCTGACCAGCCCGAAATCGTTCATGAACTTCTCGCGGATAGTACCGTGAAGCCTCGGGCCCGATGCGGCATGCCGCGAATGCGCACTCACAAGCAAGATACCCCTTTGCTCTTCGTGGACCGTCTACACgctgaggttgaggttgCAGACACAATCACTACCTTTTTTGTGCGTCGTTGTGTTTATTTCGCCTTCTTCGGGAAGCCTGCACAAGCTGGACCCACCGAGGGCGAGAGCGACAGAGAGACTCCCGGAGATATGGATGTTCCCCCTCTATCGCCATTGTTCGTCGGAGAGGATGGGCCTTCCGCTCACGATGTAATCACCATGTATGCTGATCTACCGCGGGAGCCGTCTCAACAGGAACGAGGTCAGCCACAGCCCCTGGGTGCCCGACAGGATGCGGAACAGCGTCTACCCAGCCAGCAAGCAACGAGGGGACGAAAGGAACGGAATGTTGCGAAACCGCGACGAAAACGGAAACTCCAGACGCGCAGGCGTGGCCTTCGCCATGGGGGGGAATCAGATCAAGACCCCATGGAGGTTGAATGGCTGAGCACAGAGCACTCGGACCAGGATATGTCCGATCAAGAAACCCCGGAACCCCCTGAGTCAAGTCCAGTTATTACGCGTCGGGAGCCGCCGGACGAGTCAATTACGATCGATTCAGCAACGGCGGCGACGGCCCACATGGGATCATTAGAACGCATTACTTCTGATGAAACCTCCGACAAGGGAGCGCATGGCACTCTAAATCATGACTCAGGCGTGCTGCAACCTATGCATGGCCCGGCAAACCACGAAGAAGCGGACACGAACAGCCAATGCACAAGGATTTCCGTTGGATCAGAACCTCCCGAGCGGGTGTCAGAGGAGAGATCAATTATAGATGGCCCGCATCAAGGCGCTGCTCAAGACCGGACGCGGGTCGACAGTCCACAGCCTGAGTCCTCGAAATCAGATCTTGGCACTGGCAGGCAACAAGAGGTCTCGGATGAGTACCTTGAGCAGCTGATGAGAgcccaggaggagcaagagaggctggaagaagagttAGAACGCGAACGActtgcggaggagcttggCCTTTCTAACCAGGAGCAGCCTGTTCCGGAAGCTTCGCCTGGATCTCAAGTAAGGCAGGATTCACCATCGAGCCCGTCTCACAGCGAACCCATACAGACGACAACCAGCACAAGCTCGAGGCCTACTCAAGACCCACTCGCAGTCTCTCACCGCGAAGGGCAAATGCCACCCCAAGTGGACAGTCTTGTAGCATCCACTCCCAGAGGAACTGCCAGCGACCCCGACAGTCAGAGCCCTCGAGCAGTTGAGGACGGGGCCACGCAACCGGCGGGGGCGTTGCTGCCTCCAGAACGGGTCGAAATCTCCTTCTGGGTCTTTGAACGAGAACAGTGGAGGAGGACTGATCGGTTTGAAGTAGATCCTTCGGATCCAGCGCCGCTGGAACGAGCGGCGCTGAAATATATGTGGAAGAAATTTTCACTATATGATCGGAACCTGCAAAGCCTCAGGCCCGACCAGTGTTATCGCGCGGCGACTGTGGATGGCAATAACGCAATATTCCTGATCtcggaggacgaagagaagaggcTTGCGGCAGAAGGGCGACTCGACAAGGACAGGCAGCTTGTGAAGATGGCCTCCCGGGTACGAGACCAGACAGAATCCGAGCCAGGGTCTCCTACCAAGCGCTACCGTTCTGTGACATTCAAAGAAACATAA
- a CDS encoding arsenate reductase ArsC yields MTDKPSVLFVCVHNAGRSQMAAGFLTHLAGDAIEVRSAGSAPAISINPIVVEAMREEGVDITDQKPKILSTDAVRASDVVITMGCGDACPFFPGKRYLNWELDDPAGQSLDAIRPIRDEIRHRIENLINEILQSR; encoded by the coding sequence ATGACCGACAAGCCTAGTGTCTTGTTCGTTTGCGTCCATAACGCCGGCCGCTCTCAAATGGCCGCTGGGTTCCTTACTCACCTCGCAGGTGATGCTATTGAGGTTCGCTCCGCTGGCTCGGCCCctgccatctccatcaacccCATCGTTGTTGAGGCCATGCGTGAAGAAGGCGTTGACATTACCGACCAAAAACCAAAAATCCTAAGCACCGATGCTGTCCGGGCCAGCGATGTTGTCATCACCATGGGTTGCGGCGACGCTTGCCCCTTCTTCCCAGGAAAGCGCTACCTCAATTGGGAACTTGACGATCCTGCCGGGCAAAGCCTCGATGCTATACGCCCTATCCGTGACGAAATCCGTCATCGAATCGAGAACCTTATCAATGAAATATTACAGTCCCGTTGA
- a CDS encoding arsenic resistance protein produces the protein MSQARPDSIPDDARPFPAQAADMEKQGEQILSDGPPGKQSAFKNLGILDRFLALWIFLAMVIGIILGNFVPNTGPALQKGKFVEVSVPIAIGLLVMMYPILCKVRYESLHHVFRTRQIWIQIAFSIFVNWIIAPFFMLALAWAFLPDEPELRQGLILVGLARCIAMVLIWTGLAGGDGEYCAILVAVNSILQMVLFAPMGVFFIQVISGDSVAFEYSTAAKSVAVFLGIPLGAAILTRFTLRWVASPRWYDEVFLKWASPWSLIGLLFTILVLFASQGRQVVHQIVSVVRVAAPLIVYFAVVFFVTLFVSYKMGFGYKLSATQSFTAASNNFELAIAVAVATFGANSNQALASTVGPLIEVPVLLGLVYAVKVLAKRLAWKD, from the exons ATGTCTCAAGCACGTCCGGATAGCATTCCTGACGATGCTAGGCCATTCCCAGCACAAGCTGCCGACATGGAAAAGCAGGGAGAACAGATTTTATCAGACGGGCCCCCAGGCAAGCAATCAGCCTTCAAGAATCTCGGGATACTTGACCGGTTCCTTGCGTTGTGGATTTTCCTCGCCATGGTAATTGGAATCATTCTTGGTAACTTTGTACCTAACACTGGGCCTGCCTTACAAAAGGGCAAATTTGTAGAGGTGTCTGTTCCAATTG CTATCGGCCTTCTCGTCATGATGTACCCCATTCTGTGCAAGGTTCGATACGAGAGCCTGCATCATGTTTTCCGGACTCGTCAGATTTGGATACAGATTGCGTTCAGCATATTCGTCAATTGGATTATAGCCCCGTTCTTCATG TTGGCATTGGCTTGGGCGTTCCTGCCTGATGAGCCGGAGCTGCGGCAGGGGCTGATTCTTGTCGGACTGGCTCGTTGTATTGCTATG GTCTTAATCTGGACAGGGTTAGCAGGAGGGGACGGTGAATACTGTGCTATCCTCGTTGCTGTCAACTCGATCCTCCAAATGGTTCTATTTGCCCCTATGGGGGTCTTTTTTATTCAAGTTATTAGCGGCGATTCTGTCGCATTTGAATACTCCACTGCCGCGAAAAGTGTTGCTGTGTTTCTCGGGATTCCCCTAGGCGCCGCGATCCTCACGCGCTTCACCCTCCGATGGGTTGCAAGCCCAAGATGGTATGATGAAGTCTTTCTGAAATGGGCCAGCCCCTGGTCATTGATCGGGCTCTTGTTCACCATCCTGGTGCTGTTCGCTTCTCAAGGACGCCAAGTGGTGCATCAGATTGTCTCTGTTGTCCGGGTTGCGGCCCCTCTTATTGTTTACTTCGCCGTCGTGTTCTTCGTGACTCTCTTCGTCTCATATAAGATGGGTTTCGGGTATAAGTTGTCGGCGACACAGAGTTTTACTGCAGCCAGCAATAACTTTGAGCTGGCTATCGCAGTTGCCGTTGCGACATTTGGAGCGAACAGCAACCAGGCCCTTGCGTCCACAGTGGGGCCATTAATTGAGGTGCCAGTTCTGCTAGGGCTTGTCTACGCTGTGAAAGTTCTGGCAAAGCGGCTAGCTTGGAAAGATTAG
- a CDS encoding putative arsenic methyltransferase Cyt19 gives MAEDTYQQVQSHYGDIAKRSRVTFHDKEDEIALAFGYNATDLRALPDKANLGLSCGNPVAYANIKQGETIVDLGSGGGIDVLAARKVGPEGNAIGIDMTRDMVDLAKTNAEAAGLPNTRFIEASITSIPLPDASVDCIISNCVINLIPLKDKPSVFQEIARLLKPGGRIAISDILARKELPPKIVNDIALHVGCIAGASQVVDKADLNLYKQSSYLGQSSCCGPAESRKEWPTEFAELDFNEWVGKFPLSQYW, from the exons ATGGCTGAGGATACCTATCAACAGGTGCAGTCTCACTATGGGGATATTGCCAAACGCAGTCGCGTCACATTCCATGACAAGGAGGACGAAATCGCATTGGCGTTTGGGTACAACGCGACGGATCTACGTGCTCTTCCAGACAAAGCAAACCTAGGATTGAGTTGTGGCAATCCTGTGGCATATGCAAATATCAAGCAG GGAGAGACGATTGTCGACCTCGGAAGTGGAGGCGGCATCGACGTTCTCGCGGCTCGCAAGGTGGGACCAGAAGGAAATGCCATTGGAATTGACATGACGAGG GATATGGTTGATCTCGCGAAAACAAACGCCGAAGCGGCTGGCCTGCCCAATACGCGGTTTATTGAGGCGTCTATCACGTCGATCCCGCTTCCGGATGCCAGCGTTGACTGTATTATCAGCAACTGTGTCATTAATCTTATCCCATTAAAGGATAAACCCTCTGTGTTCCAGGAAATTGCTCGCTTGCTGAAGCCGGGCGGAAGAATTGCTATCAGCGACATCCTGGCAAGAAAGGAGCTCCCACCGAAAATCGTTAACGATATCGCTCTCCATGTAGGGTGCATTGCAGGGGCCAGCCAGGTTGTGGA TAAAGCAGACCTCAATCTCTATAAACAGTCCTCCTATCTGGGTCAGAGTAGTTGCTGTGGCCCCGCCGAGTCCCGCAAAGAGTGGCCAACTGAGTTTGCTGAGCTGGACTTCAATGAATGGGTTGGTAAGTTTCCTTTGAGCCAGTACTGGTAA
- a CDS encoding putative arsenic resistance protein ArsH produces MAHSMTGAAQKVNGHQETHIPTFRSLAIPESEDDAEVRKKYRPFILNAQQQAEDWANGLELDTVLDMAEKDLRLTQKRLKVLVLYGSLRKRSYSKLVALEASRILFRLGCDVRVFNPEGLPVKSDVDHAHPKVRELRELSTWSDGHLWVTPEQHGNLTAVFKNQIDWIPLSTGSIRPTQGRTLSIAQVCGGSQSFNAVNSLRLLGRWMRMFVIPNQSSIPKAYTHFPDAGQPCDYHLMPSGNRDRLVDCMEEFVKYTILMRPHIALFADRYSEREGRKIKETKSAA; encoded by the exons ATGGCCCATTCCATGACTGGTGCAGCACAGAAGGTCAATGGCCACCAAGAAACACACATACCAACATTTAGATCACTAGCTATTCCCGAAAGTGAAGATGATGCAGAAGTCCGAAAGAAATACCGCCCTTTCATCCTGAATGCGCAGCAACAGGCAGAAGATTGGGCCAATGGTCTGGAACTCGACACTGTCTTGGATATGGCTGAAAAGGATTTAAGATTGACCCAGAAACGACTAAAGGTGTTGGTTCTGTATGGATCACTGCGAAAAAG ATCATATTCAAAGCTTGTCGCCCTTGAAGCCAGTCGCATTCTCTTCCGATTGGGCTGTGATGTCCGTGTCTTTAATCCAGAGGGTCTACCAGTTAAAAGCGACGTGGACCATGCCCATCCAAAGGTGAGGGAACTGCGGGAATTGAGCACGTGGAGTGATGGCCATCTCTGGGTGACTCCGGAACAACACGGAAATTTG ACTGCGGTCTTCAAAAACCAGATTGACTGGATTCCTCTCTCAACTGGAAGCATTCGACCTACCCAAGGCCGGACACTGTCTATCGCCCAAGTATGCGGAGGATCCCAGTCCTTTAATGCAGTCAACTCTCTCAGGCTTCTCGGCAGGTGGATGCGCATGTTTGTGATCCCAAACCAGAGTTCCATCCCAAAGGCATACACCCACTTCCCTGATGCAGGTCAACCTTGTGATTATCACCTTATGCCGAGCGGGAACCGTGACCGCTTGGTGGACTGTATGGAGGAGTTTGTCAAGTACACGATCCTAATGAGGCCGCATATTGCTCTGTTTGCGGATCGGTATAGTGAGCGAGAGGgcaggaagatcaaggaaACGAAAAGCGCAGCGTAG
- a CDS encoding cation-transporting P-type ATPase PCA1 codes for MGDDYCGPPAPVSESDVMPLAAPSEKTSSCQDSCCDNDDAEPLDTPAPGQKSPTPQKPDDCCSAGKCADNKTENHTDAPDCCRGKVRPCCDTSCLNLLAMRECEMSATAASSPTIQPNTCGGATDHKACSQHSLSALDRYGATLQALGCICRALIALGQETCCEIRERRSLDGKQCSKKSSARSLRTSLDSCSNGSVTKDQAAQNRPRLRSGSRESTRTVGKASADVCVVSFCSKDKPAKELPNAASSGSCCEPPKQDTMKASMTGCADSRCTEKQPPNPQGSCTDACCSSAVPDPGLEIEEASTDAVTDIENRGTGKEHVILSISGMTCTGCETKLRRALATVPAVKDLKTSLVLSRAEFNIDLRLGSVEEIMKHLERTTEFKCARVQNQGSSLDLIVPDEPSNFIRQTWPDGVLDMAPIDRQTVRVAFDPNIVGARDLIEKIWGPPIKLASPRGDPSLEAGSKHVRHAGYMTLLSAVLTIPVLVMAWASLPDREVAYSSASLALATIVQVVVAGPFYPKALKALIFSRVIEMDLLIVLSTSAAYIFSVVSFAYLIAEQPLSTGQFFETSTLLVTLIMVGRWVAALARQRAVESISIRSLQASTAILVDQESGTEREIDARLLQYGDTFKVLPDTRIPTDGTVINGSSEVDESMLTGESRPVEKYPSSVVVAGSINGSGVMTVRLNRLPSDNTINTIAAMVDEAKLSKPKLQDLADRVASYFVPVVLVLTIITFLIWVALGMTVRGYDGSEATIRAITYAITVLIVSCPCAIGLAVPMVIVIASGVAAERGIIFKSADAIEVAHKTSHVVFDKTGTLTRGKLSVVASECDNVDKLPLLLGLIENSRHPVSVSVAAHLKDAGVMASAVPEPKSLTGKGVETTFGGRKLRAGNSRWLNLSDNEVVQPMLAQGYTVFCFTIDNTLQAVYGLEDELRPDAVGTIKTLQRRGVSVHVVSGDDDGAVQSLASKLSIPGDNVRSRSSPADKKDYIQTLLSTGIDRKKPIVVFCGDGTNDAVALAQATIGVHMNEGTDVAQSAADVVLMRPSLAGIPTMMDASRKSVNRIKFNFIWSFVYNTFAVLLAAGAFVNARIPPEFAGLGELVSVLPVIAAALLLRWSKI; via the exons ATGGGAGACGACTATTGCGGCCCACCGGCTCCGGTCTCTGAGTCTGATGTTATGCCACTCGCGGCTCCAAGTGAGAAGACGAGCAGTTGCCAGGATTCTTGCTGCGATAACGACGACGCTGAGCCTCTCGACACCCCGGCCCCGGGTCAGAAATCGCCGACCCCACAAAAACCGGACGACTGCTGCTCTGCTGGCAAATGTGCGGACAACAAGACCGAGAATCATACCGACGCGCCTGACTGCTGCCGTGGCAAAGTCCGCCCATGCTGCGACACGTCTTGCCTTAACCTCTTGGCTATGCGGGAATGCGAGATGAGTGCTACAGCTGCCTCCAGTCCAACTATTCAGCCGAACA CTTGTGGTGGAGCTACCGACCACAAGGCATGCAGCCAACATAGTCTCTCTGCCCTCGACCGCTACGGCGCTACTCTACAAGCCCTGGGATGTATCTGCCGCGCTCTTATTGCACTTGGCCAGGAAACCTGCTGTGAAATTCGCGAGCGACGGTCACTGGACGGGAAGCAGTGCTCTAAGAAGTCATCTGCTCGCTCCCTTCGCACATCACTGGATTCCTGCAGCAACGGCTCCGTCACCAAGGACCAGGCCGCGCAGAACCGTCCTCGCCTGCGAAGCGGCTCTCGTGAAAGCACCAGGACTGTCGGGAAGGCGTCCGCTGATGTCTGCGTTGTCTCGTTCTGTTCGAAGGACAAGCCCGCCAAAGAGCTACCCAACGCCGCCTCCTCTGGCTCCTGCTGCGAGCCACCGAAGCAGGATACCATGAAAGCTTCGATGACTGGTTGCGCAGATTCTCGCTGCACGGAAAAGCAGCCGCCCAACCCTCAAGGCTCTTGCACCGATGCTTGCTGCTCCTCTGCTGTGCCCGATCCTGGTTTAGAGATTGAGGAAGCTTCGACTGACGCCGTCACCGACATAGAGAATCGGGGTACCGGCAAGGAACATGTTATCCTCAGCATTTCTGGCATGACTTGTACTGGTTGCGAAACAAAGCTTAGACGAGCCCTCGCTACTGTCCCGGCCGTCAAAGACCTGAAAACCAGTCTAGTTCTCTCACGAGCCGAGTTCAACATTGATCTTCGCCTTGGCTCAGTTGAGGAAATCATGAAACATCTGGAGCGAACCACTGAGTTTAAGTGCGCAAGAGTCCAGAACCAGGGATCTAGCCTAGATCTTATCGTCCCTGATGAGCCCTCGAATTTTATTAGGCAGACATGGCCGGACGGCGTTCTTGACATGGCACCCATAGATAGGCAGACCGTGCGAGTTGCGTTTGATCCGAATATCGTGGGAGCTCGAGACCTCATCGAGAAGATTTGGGGTCCGCCAATTAAACTTGCTTCTCCCCGTGGCGACCCTTCGCTGGAGGCTGGCAGCAAGCATGTTCGTCATGCCGGATACATGACGCTTCTATCCGCTGTCTTGACGATTCCGGTCCTAGTCATGGCATGGGCATCGCTTCCCGACAGGGAGGTGGCGTATTCCTCGGCGTCACTCGCATTGGCCACGATAGTTCAAGTTGTAGTAGCAGGGCCTTTCTATCCCAAGGCCCTGAAGGCTCTTATTTTTTCAAGGGTCATCGAGATGGACCTCTTGATCGTCTTGAGCACTAGTGCTGCCTACATATTCTCGGTGGTCTCCTTTGCGTACCTCATTGCAGAGCAGCCCCTTTCGACTGGTCAATTCTTTGAAACGAGCACTCTCCTGGTCACCTTGATCATGGTTGGTCGATGGGTTGCCGCTCTCGCTCGTCAGAGAGCTGTTGAGTCTATTTCTATCCGGTCACTTCAGGCATCGACAGCTATCCTTGTCGACCAAGAGAGCGGAACGGAACGTGAGATTGACgctcgacttcttcaataTGGCGACACCTTCAAAGTTCTCCCTGACACCAGAATCCCGACAGACGGCACTGTCATCAATGGGTCGTCTGAGGTTGACGAGTCTATGCTCACTGGTGAATCTAGACCAGTGGAGAAATATCCTAGTTCtgtggtggttgctgggtCTATCAATGGATCTGGAGTTATGACTGTTCGACTGAACCGTTTGCCTAGCGATAACACTATCAATACCATTGCTGCGATGGTCGATGAAGCCAAACTGTCGAAACCTaagctgcaggatctcgcGGACCGGGTAGCATCCTACTTCGTCCCGGTTGTGCTGGTGTTGACAATCATCACGTTCCTTATCTGGGTTGCATTAGGCATGACTGTTCGTGGATATGATGGATCCGAAGCTACAATTCGGGCCATAACATATGCCATTACTGTCCTCATCGTTTCTTGCCCCTGCGCAATTGGACTGGCTGTTCCTATGGTCATTGTGATTGCCAGTGGAGTCGCGGCGGAGAGAGGTATCATCTTCAAGTCAGCAGATGCTATTGAAGTGGCTCATAAGACGTCGCACGTCGTGTTTGACAAGACTGGGACCTTGACTCGGGGAAAGCTTTCTGTCGTCGCGTCAGAGTGCGACAACGTGGATAAGCTCCCACTTCTTCTAGGCCTCATCGAGAACAGTCGACATCCAGTCTCGGTTTCTGTGGCTGCTCACCTCAAGGATGCCGGAGTTATGGCTTCCGCTGTTCCTGAGCCCAAGAGCCTTACTGGCAAAGGTGTTGAAACTACCTTTGGTGGCCGGAAACTTCGGGCAGGCAATTCTCGCTGGCTGAATTTATCGGACAATGAAGTTGTTCAACCAATGCTTGCACAGGGCTACACTGTCTTCTGCTTTACTATCGACAATACGTTACAGGCCGTCTACGGTCTTGAAGATGAGCTCCGGCCTGACGCTGTAGGAACGATTAAGACCTTACAAAGGCGTGGCGTCTCGGTACATGTGGTTTctggcgacgatgacggagCTGTTCAGTCTTTGGCGTCCAAGCTTAGCATTCCTGGCGATAACGTGCGTTCTCGAAGCTCGCCCGCCGACAAGAAGGACTACATCCAGACGCTCCTCAGTACCGGCATAGATCGTAAGAAACCGATTGTTGTTTTCTGTGGTGACGGCACGaatgatgctgttgctcTCGCCCAGGCTACGATTGGCGTCCACATGAACGAAGGCACGGATGTCGCGCAATCCGCCGCGGATGTGGTTCTCATGCGGCCTTCTCTGGCTGGTATCCCCACCATGATGGACGCCAGTAGGAAATCTGTCAACCGCATCAAGTTCAACTTTATATGGAGCTTCGTATACAACACCTTTGCAGTCCTTCTCGCTGCCGGTGCTTTTGTCAATGCCAGAATTCCCCCAGAGTTTGCGGGACTGGGAGAGTTGGTGAGTGTGTTGCCAGTCATTGCTGCTGCGCTGCTTCTGCGCTGGTCGAAGATCTAG